The following proteins are co-located in the Rippkaea orientalis PCC 8801 genome:
- a CDS encoding GAF domain-containing protein, whose protein sequence is MTLDQQTQPTAVNIWDKSQAGEKHPELEEITKAVTAIQSQLAEEGKLEDPLLKQQLETLEKFAKQLPELSLKLFKIERDRIVRMCQNIREAKNIEELFCNTVTTIRQDLPATRVLIYRFDNQTNGKVIAESVVSGWTPAMNEPLPVCVFGAHQAKDYVEDPHGVIISNIEAQQLTPYQRQLLDKFQVKSSIAQPILLEGEIWGLLVVQHCEQAYQWQETDISLIHHITIELTLALQPKELRRQLEQQLEREKLLDKIVQKIQQSQDIDEIFKTTTNEIRYLLKADRAVIYQFNSDWTGQPVAESVGSGWNSLFIEQTNDPILQSNRTNSDRCILRKWAQGDIVGTDTYFQSTAGGKYNRGQKVSVVNDVYAANFPNCYIESLEKYQATAYIIVPIFQNQKLWGLLGCYNNTGLRNWQDLETKLMIEMGNQLAVAIKQAQYVEDLKRQSQEQAEAAEREKTKATIIKKIRQSHEIENIFKTTVQEVRQMLKADRAVIYEFNSDWTGQAVAEAVGSGWISLLVEQTNEEVLQSDRTSNERCILRKWYHGDLVEIDTFFQQTQGGRFRYPNQQKFTAINDIYATDFPSCYIESLEKYQAKAYIIVPIFKDEQLWGLLGCYQNTGTRNWQESEIQLMLDISDQLGIAIKQAHYVEELKRQSEEQAEATKRERTKATIIKKIRHSQDMDTIFKVAVQEIRKVLKADRTLIYQFNTDWTGSVVAESVGSGWVSLLVEQTNDRILSGDRVATERCILRKWSQGDLLEPDTYFESTGGGKYSQGETVTAVNDVYAMDFPECYIESLEKYQAKAYIIVPIFQGRKLWGLMGCYQNSGPRTWQNPEIDLLQQISSPLGMAIQQGEFVAQLQYQAQQAGATNKIINQIRKSLDLSEVFRITTQEIRNLLQADRTVVYRFNADWSGEVIAESVNPQWVSVMELQQMDQQLYRTITTNDERCTLKKLSSTDPTFDIDTYLQETKGGSYTKGKKITIVNDIYKAGFSPCYIEFLEKYQAKAYIIIPIFRNEDFWGLLAVYHNSNPRKWQDWEVELMLKIAPQLSIAVQQAQYIQQLQDQSQELETVANRERGLARLAEKLQRTRSLETILQLATRESRKLLGVERIGITRFNRDGQSQFVAESAVGGSMKSLVGNTFTEDSFLLEMSNDIEPHKKCVVIDDVYQGEFEDSYLEQLEQFEIKAYITAPIFVGQKLWGLIGAYQHSGARVWEKAEVNILKQIGQQIGSVLQEIAYLKQVRSQSENLAKAAERETNFIRLLAKINQKIIEQSQEQLKLDSLFRTSSQELRKILKADRVAVLQFNIDWSGEFIAEDVGSGYLKLVGTEQAYLRDPDIQENRGGRYRKNDNLVVEDIEKADLSAFEREFLEELGAKACLVTPIFKGEQLWGLLATYQNDRTRAWEEGEINLLVQASVQLGVAIQQREYLKKVEDQSQQLAETVKREKGAKEELQKRVIDLLSSVQPAATGNLTVRAPVTNDAVGTIADAYNCTIDALREIVTQVQKAAKQVVETTGDSTTAIEGLATQAQQQFEELNQALAKIQEMVKATESTTENAQQVGMAVEKANQTLQVGDRAMNKTVDSILGIRQTVAETSKRVQRLRESSQKISKVVSLISDFAKQTNLLALNAALEATRAGEYGKGFAVVADEVRNLSHQSAEATTEIEKLVLEIQNETQEVAAAMDTGIDQVAEGTNLVNETRENLNELVTATVHITQLVNGITQATNLQTQQAEAVTEVMTEVAAIANDTSADSLKISASFKELLAMAQELQASAGQFKVN, encoded by the coding sequence ATGACTTTAGACCAACAAACCCAACCAACAGCCGTCAACATTTGGGACAAATCTCAAGCAGGTGAGAAACATCCAGAACTTGAAGAAATCACCAAAGCAGTCACGGCGATTCAATCACAATTAGCAGAAGAAGGAAAACTAGAAGACCCCTTGCTTAAGCAACAGCTAGAAACCTTAGAAAAGTTTGCTAAGCAACTCCCAGAACTCTCCCTGAAGCTGTTTAAAATTGAGCGTGATCGCATCGTCAGAATGTGTCAGAATATCCGCGAAGCTAAGAACATAGAAGAGCTTTTTTGCAACACCGTCACCACCATCCGTCAAGACTTACCGGCCACCCGTGTCCTAATCTATCGCTTTGATAATCAGACAAACGGGAAAGTTATTGCCGAATCAGTCGTATCTGGGTGGACTCCTGCGATGAATGAACCTCTTCCGGTTTGCGTATTCGGAGCCCATCAAGCCAAAGATTATGTTGAAGATCCCCACGGGGTCATTATTAGTAATATTGAAGCACAACAATTAACCCCCTATCAACGCCAACTCTTAGACAAATTTCAAGTAAAAAGTAGCATCGCTCAACCGATTCTTCTAGAAGGGGAAATTTGGGGGTTATTAGTCGTTCAACACTGCGAACAAGCCTATCAGTGGCAAGAAACCGATATCAGTCTCATTCACCATATTACCATTGAATTGACCCTAGCTCTACAACCCAAAGAATTACGGCGGCAACTTGAACAACAATTAGAACGGGAGAAATTACTCGACAAAATTGTTCAAAAGATTCAACAAAGTCAAGATATTGACGAGATTTTTAAGACAACCACCAACGAAATTCGCTACCTATTAAAAGCGGATCGTGCTGTGATCTATCAGTTTAATTCTGATTGGACAGGACAACCCGTAGCCGAATCAGTCGGGAGTGGTTGGAATTCCCTGTTTATCGAACAAACCAACGACCCAATATTACAAAGTAATCGCACCAATAGCGATCGCTGTATCTTAAGAAAATGGGCACAAGGGGATATTGTGGGTACCGATACCTATTTTCAAAGTACGGCTGGAGGAAAATATAATCGAGGTCAAAAAGTGAGTGTGGTTAATGATGTTTATGCCGCTAATTTTCCCAATTGTTATATTGAATCATTAGAAAAATATCAAGCCACAGCTTATATTATTGTTCCTATTTTTCAAAATCAAAAACTCTGGGGATTACTAGGCTGTTATAACAATACAGGACTGCGAAATTGGCAAGATCTCGAAACTAAATTAATGATAGAAATGGGCAATCAATTGGCGGTTGCTATCAAACAAGCGCAGTATGTAGAAGATCTCAAACGTCAATCCCAAGAACAAGCCGAAGCCGCCGAACGAGAAAAAACCAAAGCCACGATTATTAAAAAAATTCGTCAGTCCCATGAGATTGAAAATATCTTTAAAACTACCGTCCAAGAAGTGCGTCAAATGCTCAAAGCCGATCGCGCCGTTATCTACGAATTTAACTCCGATTGGACGGGACAAGCCGTAGCAGAAGCCGTCGGCAGTGGGTGGATTTCCCTCTTAGTGGAACAAACGAATGAGGAAGTCTTGCAAAGCGATCGCACCAGCAATGAACGCTGTATTCTACGCAAATGGTATCACGGCGATCTCGTAGAAATTGACACCTTTTTCCAACAAACTCAAGGAGGGCGTTTTAGATATCCAAACCAGCAAAAATTTACGGCAATTAATGATATATATGCGACTGATTTTCCGTCTTGTTATATTGAATCATTAGAAAAATATCAAGCCAAAGCCTATATTATTGTCCCCATCTTTAAAGATGAACAACTCTGGGGGTTATTGGGCTGTTATCAGAATACAGGAACTCGAAACTGGCAAGAATCGGAAATTCAATTAATGCTCGATATTTCCGATCAGTTAGGGATAGCCATTAAACAAGCCCATTATGTCGAAGAACTGAAACGGCAATCCGAAGAACAAGCCGAAGCAACTAAACGGGAGAGAACCAAAGCAACGATTATTAAAAAGATCCGCCACTCCCAAGACATGGATACTATTTTTAAAGTTGCCGTTCAAGAAATCCGAAAAGTCCTCAAAGCCGATCGCACCTTGATTTATCAGTTTAACACCGATTGGACAGGCAGCGTCGTCGCGGAATCCGTTGGGAGTGGGTGGGTATCGCTGTTAGTCGAACAAACCAACGACCGGATTTTGAGTGGCGATCGCGTGGCCACCGAACGCTGTATCCTACGAAAATGGAGTCAAGGGGATCTCCTCGAACCCGATACCTATTTTGAGTCCACTGGGGGAGGCAAATATTCCCAAGGAGAAACCGTCACGGCCGTTAATGATGTTTACGCCATGGACTTCCCTGAGTGTTACATCGAATCCCTCGAAAAATACCAAGCCAAAGCTTATATTATCGTTCCTATCTTCCAAGGTCGCAAACTCTGGGGATTAATGGGCTGTTATCAAAATTCCGGTCCACGGACTTGGCAAAACCCAGAAATCGACCTTCTCCAACAAATTAGTTCTCCCCTAGGAATGGCTATTCAGCAGGGAGAATTTGTTGCTCAATTGCAATATCAAGCGCAACAAGCAGGAGCAACGAATAAAATCATCAATCAGATCCGTAAATCCCTAGATTTAAGCGAAGTTTTCCGCATTACCACCCAAGAAATCCGTAATCTATTGCAAGCTGATCGCACCGTCGTCTATCGCTTTAATGCTGATTGGAGTGGAGAAGTGATCGCCGAGTCTGTCAATCCTCAATGGGTGTCCGTGATGGAACTTCAGCAAATGGATCAACAACTCTATCGTACTATCACAACTAACGATGAGCGGTGTACCCTGAAAAAACTCTCCAGTACCGACCCCACCTTTGATATTGACACCTATCTACAAGAAACCAAAGGCGGCAGTTATACCAAGGGTAAAAAAATCACCATCGTCAATGATATCTATAAAGCAGGATTTAGCCCCTGTTATATCGAGTTTCTGGAAAAATATCAAGCCAAAGCCTATATTATTATCCCTATTTTCCGTAATGAGGACTTCTGGGGATTATTGGCCGTTTATCACAATTCTAACCCCAGAAAGTGGCAAGATTGGGAAGTTGAATTGATGCTCAAAATTGCGCCCCAACTGAGTATTGCTGTCCAACAGGCCCAATATATTCAACAACTGCAAGATCAATCCCAAGAACTAGAAACCGTGGCCAACCGAGAACGGGGACTAGCCAGATTAGCCGAAAAACTCCAACGGACTCGTTCTTTAGAGACAATCTTACAATTAGCGACACGAGAATCGAGAAAACTCCTAGGGGTTGAGCGAATAGGAATTACCCGTTTCAACCGCGACGGACAAAGCCAATTTGTAGCAGAATCAGCCGTCGGGGGAAGCATGAAGTCTTTAGTAGGGAATACTTTCACCGAAGACTCCTTCTTACTAGAAATGTCTAACGATATTGAACCGCACAAAAAATGTGTAGTCATTGATGATGTTTATCAAGGGGAATTTGAAGACTCCTATTTGGAACAATTAGAACAATTTGAGATTAAAGCCTATATCACGGCTCCCATTTTTGTGGGTCAAAAACTGTGGGGATTAATCGGTGCATATCAGCATTCTGGGGCAAGAGTTTGGGAAAAGGCTGAAGTGAATATCCTTAAACAAATTGGTCAGCAAATTGGCTCAGTACTCCAAGAAATCGCCTATCTTAAACAAGTTCGCAGTCAATCAGAAAATTTAGCCAAAGCGGCAGAAAGAGAAACCAACTTTATCCGATTATTGGCGAAAATTAACCAAAAAATCATCGAACAGAGTCAAGAACAACTAAAACTCGATAGTTTATTCCGCACCAGTTCCCAAGAACTGCGAAAAATCCTCAAAGCCGACCGTGTGGCGGTATTACAATTTAATATTGACTGGAGTGGGGAATTTATTGCAGAAGACGTAGGAAGTGGTTATCTGAAATTAGTAGGAACCGAACAAGCTTATCTGCGTGATCCCGATATTCAGGAAAACCGAGGAGGACGCTATCGCAAAAATGACAACCTAGTGGTGGAAGACATCGAAAAAGCCGATTTATCGGCCTTTGAGCGCGAATTTCTCGAAGAATTGGGAGCAAAAGCCTGTTTAGTGACCCCGATCTTTAAAGGGGAGCAACTGTGGGGGTTACTGGCCACTTATCAGAACGATCGCACCCGTGCTTGGGAAGAGGGAGAAATTAACCTATTAGTCCAAGCGAGTGTCCAGTTAGGGGTCGCTATCCAACAACGGGAGTACCTCAAAAAAGTCGAAGATCAGTCCCAACAATTGGCAGAAACCGTTAAACGGGAAAAAGGAGCGAAAGAGGAACTCCAAAAACGGGTTATTGACTTACTCAGTAGCGTTCAACCAGCCGCAACAGGGAATTTAACCGTTCGGGCTCCCGTGACCAATGATGCAGTGGGAACCATTGCTGATGCCTATAATTGCACCATCGACGCGCTGCGGGAGATTGTTACCCAAGTCCAGAAAGCCGCTAAACAAGTGGTAGAAACCACAGGAGACAGCACCACGGCGATTGAAGGATTAGCAACCCAAGCACAACAGCAATTTGAGGAATTGAACCAAGCCTTGGCGAAAATTCAGGAAATGGTCAAGGCTACCGAGTCAACCACGGAAAACGCCCAACAGGTGGGAATGGCAGTCGAAAAGGCGAATCAAACCCTACAAGTGGGCGATCGCGCCATGAATAAGACAGTAGACAGCATTTTAGGCATTCGTCAAACTGTGGCCGAAACCAGTAAGCGAGTGCAACGACTGCGGGAGTCTTCGCAAAAAATCTCGAAAGTCGTCAGTTTAATCAGTGATTTTGCTAAACAGACGAATTTATTAGCCTTAAATGCTGCCTTAGAAGCCACTCGCGCTGGAGAATACGGGAAAGGGTTCGCGGTAGTGGCTGATGAGGTACGGAATTTATCCCACCAGTCCGCCGAAGCAACGACGGAAATTGAGAAATTAGTCCTTGAGATTCAGAATGAAACCCAAGAAGTCGCCGCAGCGATGGATACGGGGATCGATCAGGTGGCAGAAGGCACGAATTTAGTCAATGAAACCCGGGAAAATTTGAACGAATTAGTCACTGCAACCGTTCATATCACCCAATTAGTGAACGGAATTACCCAAGCAACTAATCTACAAACCCAACAAGCAGAAGCCGTAACCGAGGTAATGACAGAAGTGGCTGCGATCGCTAACGACACTTCGGCTGATTCTCTCAAGATTTCGGCTTCTTTTAAAGAATTATTAGCTATGGCGCAGGAATTACAAGCCAGTGCCGGCCAGTTTAAGGTTAATTAA
- a CDS encoding chemotaxis protein CheW has protein sequence MTLAKIASTESSQSGQKFLQFQLGTNVSALLEAKIVKEIIAVPEKEILPVPEMPNWVFGIYGYRSEILWMIDLKILLEYPSSWLSLADNHPRNRSLMTIVVCYQEQMLGLIVPNVQGIIEYNLSELHPPSSELFAPEILPFVEGHFTGNQQEIIMLLNPDEIFEYQKNRTVSSLSVIP, from the coding sequence ATGACTCTAGCAAAAATTGCCTCAACCGAGTCTAGCCAGTCAGGGCAAAAATTTTTACAGTTTCAGCTAGGAACCAATGTGAGTGCCTTGCTAGAAGCCAAAATTGTCAAGGAAATTATTGCCGTTCCTGAAAAAGAGATTTTACCGGTTCCTGAGATGCCGAATTGGGTTTTTGGGATCTATGGTTATCGCAGTGAAATACTCTGGATGATTGATTTAAAAATTCTCTTAGAATATCCGTCGTCTTGGCTATCACTTGCTGATAATCATCCTCGAAATAGGTCATTAATGACGATTGTCGTGTGTTACCAAGAACAAATGTTAGGGTTGATTGTCCCCAATGTTCAAGGAATTATTGAATATAATCTATCAGAACTACATCCCCCCTCATCAGAGTTGTTTGCGCCAGAGATTTTACCCTTTGTGGAGGGACATTTTACGGGGAACCAACAGGAAATTATTATGCTATTAAATCCTGACGAAATCTTTGAGTATCAAAAAAATAGGACAGTGAGTTCCTTATCCGTTATCCCATAA
- a CDS encoding response regulator — protein sequence MNFNDNFSQSNLTQQLIAIENQKSTGKLEVESTNQERWIIYFLRGRMIWVHGGCHAYRSWQRHLKKHGLLDQIHSEDIEESEQFECWNYYLLSILLNRDIASREQIKQLIFSQATEAFFDITQQEHKSNNKYVIYQKSADFLLASGLQVPITFVDFKECSRQAREGWSDWCRQGLQNWSPNLSPRVVDPQRLAQEVPTIVYENFIRVLDNQHSLRDLSVLMNQDLCKFTYSLSIYVHKGLLEFITIADLQNKNTPLSPIIAQSQKSKYTVKSQPLIACIDDSPQVRHMMKYILTKAGYNFLGIENAIEAIPQLITHHPDLIFLDIGMPIMNGYELCAKIQQTSKLKEIPVVILTSNDAFVDRVQAKTAGASGFLNKPIKTEEILKAVQTLSSSSLF from the coding sequence ATGAACTTTAATGATAACTTTTCACAGTCAAACCTAACCCAGCAGTTAATCGCCATTGAAAACCAAAAATCAACCGGAAAATTAGAAGTAGAATCGACTAATCAAGAACGGTGGATAATCTACTTTTTACGAGGGCGAATGATCTGGGTTCATGGGGGTTGTCATGCTTATCGGTCTTGGCAAAGGCATTTAAAAAAACACGGTTTATTGGATCAAATTCATAGTGAGGACATTGAGGAATCTGAGCAATTTGAGTGCTGGAATTACTATCTTTTAAGTATTTTATTAAATCGAGATATCGCCAGCAGAGAACAAATCAAACAGTTAATTTTTAGTCAAGCCACAGAAGCCTTTTTTGATATTACTCAGCAAGAGCATAAAAGTAATAATAAGTATGTTATATATCAAAAATCGGCTGATTTTCTCCTGGCATCAGGGCTACAAGTTCCGATCACTTTTGTAGACTTTAAAGAATGTTCTCGGCAAGCTCGAGAAGGTTGGTCAGATTGGTGTCGTCAAGGGCTTCAAAACTGGTCTCCTAACCTTTCTCCGAGAGTAGTTGATCCCCAAAGATTAGCGCAAGAAGTGCCAACCATTGTTTATGAAAACTTTATCAGAGTCTTAGATAATCAACATAGTTTACGGGATTTGTCAGTCCTGATGAATCAAGACTTATGTAAGTTTACCTATTCTTTAAGTATCTATGTTCATAAGGGCTTATTAGAATTTATTACCATCGCTGACTTACAAAATAAAAATACGCCTTTGAGTCCCATTATTGCCCAAAGTCAAAAGTCTAAATATACGGTAAAAAGTCAGCCCCTCATTGCTTGTATTGACGATAGTCCACAAGTGCGTCACATGATGAAATATATCCTCACCAAAGCAGGGTATAATTTTTTGGGAATTGAAAATGCCATAGAAGCCATTCCTCAACTGATTACCCATCACCCAGATTTAATTTTTTTGGACATTGGAATGCCAATTATGAATGGCTACGAACTCTGCGCTAAAATTCAACAGACTTCTAAATTAAAAGAAATTCCTGTTGTAATTTTGACCAGTAATGATGCTTTTGTAGATAGAGTTCAAGCCAAAACCGCAGGAGCCTCCGGGTTTTTGAATAAACCCATCAAAACCGAAGAAATTCTTAAAGCAGTACAGACGTTGTCTTCGAGTAGTCTGTTTTAA
- the fni gene encoding type 2 isopentenyl-diphosphate Delta-isomerase, with translation MSNTQIRKDDHLRICLEEDVQFRQLSNGLERYRFTHCCLPELDFNEIDLSTTFLGKSLEAPLLISSMTGGTPQAKMINFRLAEVAQTYRLAMGVGSQRVAVEKPEVCDTFTVRSVAPNILLLANLGAVQLNYTYGIEECLKVVELLQADALILHINPLQECIQTKGDTNFKGLLDKINKVCYSLPVPVIAKEVGNGISQPMAQKLIEAGVSAIDVAGAGGTSWAKVESERATNPLKRKLGQTFADWGISTADCLTEIRRFHPEIPLIASGGLRNGLDVAKAIALGADLGGLAFPFLQAASESPQTLEELVELLIAEIKTVLFCTGNANLSDLKITPRLREI, from the coding sequence ATGAGTAACACCCAGATCCGCAAAGACGATCACTTGCGAATTTGTCTGGAAGAAGACGTACAATTTCGCCAACTCAGCAATGGGTTAGAACGCTATCGCTTTACCCACTGTTGCTTACCAGAGTTAGATTTTAACGAAATTGACCTCTCTACAACGTTTCTGGGAAAATCTTTAGAAGCACCTTTGCTGATTTCTTCCATGACAGGAGGAACCCCACAGGCAAAAATGATCAATTTTCGCCTCGCAGAAGTGGCTCAAACCTATAGACTAGCCATGGGAGTCGGTTCTCAACGGGTAGCAGTGGAAAAACCCGAAGTTTGTGATACCTTCACGGTACGCTCTGTTGCTCCAAATATTCTTTTATTGGCTAATTTAGGAGCCGTGCAGCTTAATTATACCTATGGAATAGAAGAATGCTTAAAAGTCGTTGAATTATTACAAGCTGATGCCCTTATTCTTCATATTAATCCCCTGCAAGAATGTATTCAAACCAAAGGAGATACAAATTTTAAAGGATTGCTTGACAAAATAAACAAAGTATGTTACTCACTACCCGTTCCCGTAATTGCTAAAGAAGTGGGTAATGGCATATCCCAACCCATGGCGCAGAAGCTAATTGAAGCTGGAGTGAGTGCCATCGATGTTGCCGGAGCAGGGGGAACCTCTTGGGCAAAAGTCGAAAGTGAGCGGGCAACAAACCCTTTAAAACGGAAACTAGGACAAACCTTTGCAGATTGGGGCATTTCCACCGCAGATTGTCTCACAGAAATCCGACGATTTCACCCAGAAATTCCTTTAATTGCCTCTGGAGGGTTGCGTAATGGCTTAGACGTAGCTAAAGCGATCGCCCTAGGAGCCGACTTAGGGGGTTTAGCCTTTCCCTTCCTACAAGCTGCCTCCGAGTCTCCACAAACCCTTGAGGAGTTAGTTGAGTTACTAATAGCCGAAATTAAAACAGTCCTATTTTGTACAGGAAATGCCAACTTATCTGACTTAAAAATTACCCCCAGATTAAGAGAAATTTAA
- a CDS encoding universal stress protein, producing the protein MSLLTSDRVLVPIDFSETSLQMLDETIKFFPDSCNIYVLYVLPRLLPMEPGVIWQTVTDETRTENVEKIFYQRYPKSLDTPLHFEVKIGDPGSEIIDYAQSHNINLIVIASHGNTGLNRFLLGSVAERVVRFAKCPVLVWRSPQKQK; encoded by the coding sequence ATGAGTTTATTAACCAGCGATCGCGTTTTGGTTCCTATTGACTTTTCTGAGACATCGTTACAAATGCTTGATGAAACTATTAAGTTTTTTCCAGACTCTTGTAACATTTATGTCCTCTATGTTTTGCCTCGTTTGCTACCCATGGAACCGGGAGTCATTTGGCAAACAGTTACTGATGAAACTCGCACCGAAAATGTAGAAAAGATTTTTTATCAACGCTATCCGAAATCCCTAGACACCCCCCTACATTTTGAGGTGAAAATTGGTGATCCGGGGTCAGAAATTATTGACTATGCTCAATCCCATAATATTAATTTAATTGTGATTGCTTCCCATGGTAATACTGGGTTAAATCGTTTTTTATTGGGATCGGTAGCAGAACGAGTGGTGCGCTTTGCGAAATGCCCTGTTTTAGTCTGGCGATCGCCACAAAAACAGAAATAG
- a CDS encoding alkaline phosphatase D family protein, protein MPNIASGDTNQNSSVLWTQSNYTGKVTFEYSTDPNFTTIAGSITQTITDINLPVKVSVTDLSPGTQYYYRVTDANSQTTLGTFKTAAEIGQQKGLKFGVSGDWRGELSPYPAIANADEQNLDFFILHGDTIYADYPSPAVNKSQAETITDFRLKYQEVYGDRFGLNTWGDLRSSTSIFATIDDHEVTNDFAGGADVSTDSRFSDSPGILINESTLYQTGLQAFQEYHPIKNQTYANTGDRRTENKPKLYRSTTYGKDAQIIILDNRSFRDQTLPNVTNPSDSTQVNQFLTNSFNPSRTMLGKAQLDDLKHDLLTAHNKGVTWKFILVPEPIQNLGVIFASDRFEGYAAERTEILKFIDENNINNVVFIAADIHGNLVNNLTYQLSPNSQQIPTNSFEVTTGSVAFNAPFGPSVIGLASQLKRLTPQQVAFYNSLTTRDAKDNFIRQLVDQQITPFGYDPLGLDNNLSQANGLINAQLIQGGYVNTHTYGWTKFDIDQNTQKLTVTTYGIDPYTEAELTPNSPVLTRNPVIINQFEVTPTKTPKPSFSLSLLIVFAICSLCFLPSIISSIFKEK, encoded by the coding sequence ATGCCTAATATTGCCAGTGGAGATACTAACCAAAATTCTAGTGTTTTATGGACGCAAAGTAATTATACTGGAAAGGTTACTTTTGAGTATTCAACCGATCCTAATTTCACAACAATTGCAGGAAGTATTACCCAAACCATAACCGATATTAATCTTCCAGTTAAGGTTTCTGTGACGGATTTAAGCCCAGGAACTCAATATTATTATCGAGTTACTGATGCTAACAGCCAAACCACCCTTGGGACTTTCAAAACGGCGGCAGAAATTGGACAACAAAAGGGGTTAAAATTTGGCGTTTCTGGAGACTGGAGAGGTGAATTAAGTCCCTATCCAGCTATTGCCAATGCTGATGAACAAAACCTAGACTTTTTCATCTTGCACGGCGATACAATTTATGCTGATTATCCCTCCCCTGCTGTTAACAAATCCCAAGCAGAAACCATAACAGATTTTCGTCTAAAATATCAAGAAGTTTATGGCGATCGCTTCGGACTAAATACTTGGGGAGACTTGCGATCTTCTACCTCAATTTTTGCTACCATTGATGACCACGAAGTGACCAATGATTTCGCAGGAGGGGCTGATGTTTCCACCGATTCAAGATTTAGCGATTCCCCAGGAATATTGATTAATGAAAGTACTCTTTATCAGACTGGGTTACAAGCGTTTCAAGAATACCATCCTATCAAAAATCAAACCTATGCTAACACGGGCGATCGCCGTACTGAAAATAAACCTAAATTGTATCGTTCTACAACCTATGGTAAGGATGCCCAGATTATCATTTTAGATAACCGTTCTTTTCGAGATCAAACCCTACCTAATGTTACCAATCCTAGCGATTCAACACAAGTAAATCAATTTCTCACCAATTCCTTTAACCCTTCTCGAACCATGTTAGGAAAGGCGCAACTTGATGATCTTAAACATGATTTATTGACGGCACACAATAAGGGAGTGACTTGGAAATTTATTCTGGTTCCTGAACCTATCCAAAATTTAGGGGTAATCTTTGCTTCAGATCGCTTTGAAGGTTACGCCGCAGAACGAACCGAAATCCTCAAATTCATTGATGAAAATAACATTAATAATGTTGTCTTTATTGCGGCGGACATTCATGGTAATTTAGTCAATAATTTAACCTATCAACTCTCTCCCAATAGCCAACAAATTCCTACCAATTCCTTTGAAGTGACCACGGGATCGGTTGCTTTTAATGCCCCCTTTGGTCCGAGTGTCATTGGGTTAGCTTCTCAGTTAAAACGATTAACTCCTCAACAGGTTGCTTTTTATAATTCCCTCACAACAAGGGATGCTAAAGATAATTTTATTCGGCAATTAGTTGATCAACAAATCACACCTTTTGGCTACGATCCTTTGGGGTTAGATAACAATTTATCTCAGGCTAACGGATTAATTAATGCTCAACTTATTCAAGGAGGATATGTTAACACCCACACCTACGGTTGGACAAAATTTGACATCGATCAAAATACTCAAAAATTGACAGTAACCACCTATGGCATTGATCCCTATACTGAGGCTGAACTGACACCAAATAGTCCAGTTTTAACGAGAAATCCTGTGATTATCAATCAATTTGAGGTAACTCCTACAAAAACCCCTAAACCTTCCTTCTCTTTAAGTTTATTAATAGTTTTTGCTATCTGTAGTTTATGCTTTTTACCCTCAATTATCTCATCAATTTTTAAGGAGAAATAA
- a CDS encoding Hsp20/alpha crystallin family protein: MALIRYTPSRDMETLQRQMNRLFDDIFAPTWDREVKALSTVPAAELSETNEAILLKLEVPGMKPEDLDIQVTKEAVYISGERKQETVSEDKGVTRTEFRYGKFERAIALPALVNNTNVSAEYKDGILHLTLPKAEEEKNKVVKVSLG; this comes from the coding sequence ATGGCACTCATTCGTTATACCCCTAGCCGCGACATGGAAACCTTACAACGTCAGATGAATCGCCTGTTTGATGATATCTTTGCTCCTACTTGGGATCGGGAAGTTAAAGCCTTGTCTACTGTTCCTGCGGCTGAACTTTCAGAAACTAATGAAGCAATTTTACTGAAATTGGAAGTCCCTGGAATGAAGCCGGAAGATCTTGATATTCAAGTCACCAAAGAAGCGGTTTATATTAGTGGGGAACGTAAACAAGAAACCGTGTCTGAAGATAAAGGTGTCACCCGTACTGAATTTCGTTACGGTAAGTTTGAACGGGCGATCGCTTTACCTGCTTTAGTTAACAATACCAATGTTAGCGCGGAATACAAAGACGGTATTCTTCATCTAACTTTACCCAAAGCCGAAGAAGAAAAGAACAAAGTTGTCAAGGTAAGTCTCGGTTAG